The Cohnella abietis genome has a segment encoding these proteins:
- the iolB gene encoding 5-deoxy-glucuronate isomerase — protein sequence MSELIVKPLKQASEDGSVLAITPESAGWTYVGFEVLRLQAGDKVERRTDLKEVCLVLLSGRASVRTLHAEWVNIGKRMSVFEKTPPYSVYVPNEDIYEINALTDVEIAVCSAPGKGTHEARLISPEQVGVETRGKGNVERQIHNILPEGEPADSLLVVEVFTPEGHWSSYPPHKHDRDALPDESLLEETYYFRVQPEQGFAIQRVYTDDRSLDETLAVNNGEAVLVPRGYHPVSAPPGYEVYYLNVMAGPKRLWKFHNDKDHEWLVKA from the coding sequence ATGTCTGAACTTATTGTAAAGCCCCTTAAGCAGGCTAGTGAGGACGGTTCTGTCCTAGCTATTACGCCAGAATCCGCAGGATGGACTTACGTCGGTTTCGAAGTGTTACGTCTTCAAGCGGGAGATAAAGTAGAGCGACGTACGGATTTGAAGGAAGTATGTCTGGTGCTGCTTAGCGGTAGGGCAAGCGTTCGAACTCTTCATGCGGAATGGGTTAATATAGGAAAGCGGATGAGCGTGTTTGAGAAAACGCCGCCTTACTCGGTGTATGTCCCTAATGAGGATATCTATGAGATAAATGCTTTGACTGATGTGGAGATAGCGGTCTGCTCCGCTCCTGGAAAAGGCACGCATGAGGCTCGATTGATTTCCCCAGAGCAGGTCGGTGTCGAGACGAGAGGGAAGGGCAACGTCGAAAGGCAAATTCATAACATTCTACCCGAAGGGGAGCCCGCGGATTCCTTGTTGGTGGTTGAAGTGTTTACACCGGAAGGACATTGGTCCAGCTATCCCCCTCATAAGCATGATCGGGATGCTTTGCCTGACGAATCGTTGCTGGAGGAAACTTACTATTTCCGCGTGCAGCCAGAGCAAGGCTTTGCCATTCAAAGGGTGTATACCGATGACAGGTCGCTGGACGAAACGCTGGCTGTGAACAACGGAGAAGCGGTATTGGTACCTCGGGGATACCATCCGGTATCGGCCCCTCCTGGCTACGAGGTTTATTATTTGAACGTAATGGCAGGACCGAAGAGATTGTGGAAGTTTCACAATGATAAGGATCACGAATGGTTAGTAAAAGCTTGA
- a CDS encoding peptidylprolyl isomerase — protein MKDKMKGLVVGLLLGSMLTGSMAYAANSKSINVFLRDLKFKLDGTDKPTASASGFTYKDTVYVPVKSVAEVFGKTAVFDEKTGTVSFGTSAIAVYKGGSITQKEFDTYLAAYSFYFSQAIPSDKQLAVKQLIALKLLAAKSEAAFGKEAANVVTTEIKQIKTYFGTEEKFASQLKASKLSEADLKLFIKRQVLISKALSGMIDDKTVKAEYDRQRKADSAAFVTASVRHILIATIDNQTGKSIRTPEEARIRALEVQAKLNDGGDFAALAKEYSDDPGSKDKGGLYADAQLTQFVTEFKKAGAELPLNQISDPVKTDFGYHIMKVDSRVTYTVEQVKDQLIEGLLSQTYQKYVEKDLPALIQSIKLPANS, from the coding sequence ATGAAGGACAAGATGAAGGGCTTAGTTGTAGGTTTATTGCTAGGTTCTATGCTCACAGGGTCTATGGCCTACGCCGCAAATAGTAAGTCAATAAACGTGTTTTTGCGGGATCTAAAGTTCAAGCTCGACGGCACGGACAAGCCAACTGCAAGCGCTTCCGGATTCACCTACAAGGATACGGTATATGTACCTGTTAAATCTGTTGCTGAAGTATTCGGTAAAACCGCAGTGTTCGATGAAAAGACAGGAACGGTATCGTTCGGCACTTCTGCTATTGCTGTATACAAGGGTGGATCGATTACTCAAAAAGAATTCGATACTTACTTAGCTGCATACTCTTTCTATTTTTCACAAGCCATTCCCTCTGATAAACAGCTTGCGGTTAAACAACTAATCGCCTTAAAGCTGCTTGCCGCCAAGTCAGAAGCTGCCTTCGGCAAGGAAGCAGCTAATGTTGTGACTACAGAAATAAAGCAAATTAAGACATATTTCGGCACTGAGGAGAAGTTTGCAAGCCAGTTGAAGGCATCAAAGCTGTCGGAAGCTGATCTTAAGCTGTTCATTAAACGGCAGGTCCTAATCAGCAAAGCGCTCTCAGGTATGATTGACGACAAAACAGTGAAAGCCGAATACGATCGCCAGCGCAAAGCAGATTCCGCTGCGTTCGTAACCGCGAGCGTTCGTCACATTCTTATAGCGACGATAGACAATCAAACAGGCAAATCCATTCGCACACCGGAAGAAGCTCGTATAAGAGCACTGGAAGTGCAGGCTAAGCTTAACGATGGCGGGGATTTCGCCGCATTAGCCAAAGAATATTCGGACGACCCCGGCTCGAAGGACAAGGGCGGCTTATACGCAGATGCACAACTGACTCAATTTGTCACAGAATTTAAGAAAGCAGGAGCCGAGCTGCCCCTCAATCAAATTAGCGATCCCGTTAAAACCGACTTCGGCTATCATATAATGAAAGTAGATTCACGCGTCACCTATACGGTTGAGCAGGTTAAAGATCAGCTCATCGAAGGCCTACTTAGCCAAACCTATCAAAAATATGTAGAAAAAGATCTTCCGGCACTGATTCAATCAATTAAGCTTCCTGCAAATTCATAG
- a CDS encoding GntR family transcriptional regulator: MGNPSLRQQAYEIIHQWIVNGDFPKGTVTSEVQISQKLDMSRTPIRAALQQLELEGYVRIASKHGVIILDSSSQRVSDLLDVVISMVLFSISTSWESKREDLHHMTASMSEAFQALMLKADREESGGFINEFIAFEFELLGQFIRLSSNEEMIKTYHSATSRLFWNHNVRRWQAPFAGETTEQVKNLIHSLSLDIESFREALFLYLHTLKRTWL; this comes from the coding sequence GTGGGCAATCCATCCTTGCGTCAACAAGCCTATGAAATCATTCATCAATGGATCGTGAATGGAGATTTCCCTAAGGGTACGGTAACTTCTGAAGTACAAATCAGCCAAAAGCTCGATATGAGTCGCACTCCCATTCGTGCCGCTCTTCAGCAATTGGAGCTAGAAGGTTACGTTCGTATCGCTTCCAAGCATGGCGTTATTATATTAGATTCTTCTTCCCAAAGAGTTAGTGATCTGCTCGACGTTGTCATTTCGATGGTATTGTTCTCGATAAGCACCTCATGGGAATCTAAACGCGAAGACTTGCACCATATGACAGCTAGTATGTCAGAAGCCTTTCAAGCGCTGATGCTCAAGGCAGATCGGGAAGAGTCTGGTGGATTCATCAATGAATTTATTGCATTCGAATTTGAGCTACTTGGTCAATTTATTAGGTTAAGCAGCAACGAGGAAATGATCAAAACATACCACTCTGCGACCTCTAGATTATTCTGGAATCACAATGTTAGACGCTGGCAGGCCCCATTCGCAGGCGAAACAACGGAACAGGTAAAGAATTTAATCCACTCCCTCTCTTTAGATATCGAATCTTTCCGGGAAGCCTTGTTTCTATACTTGCATACACTCAAACGCACATGGCTGTGA
- the iolC gene encoding 5-dehydro-2-deoxygluconokinase — MEPIAFTTDKSLDLVAIGRLCIDLNANEINRPMEETMTFTKYVGGSPANIAIGMSRLDMKTAFIGKVADDQMGRFIVQYLHDNGIGTSNVITDRTGAVTGLAFTEIKSPEDCSILMYRDNVADLRLEPGEVDESLIAASKVLLVSGTALAKSPSREAVLLALRYARKHGTKVVFDIDYRPYTWTNPQETAIYYHAAAEKSDIIIGTREEFDMLEQFDGNAERSDEVTAAQWFGHHAEIVVIKHGKDGSIAYGKDGSSHRGSIFPAKVIKTFGAGDSYAAGFIYGLMQGWSIGRSMEFGSACASIVISSHSCSDAMPRVKQVEDFIRDSKNA, encoded by the coding sequence ATGGAGCCCATAGCATTCACAACCGACAAATCGCTCGATTTAGTGGCGATCGGTCGGCTATGCATCGATTTGAACGCTAACGAAATCAATCGTCCGATGGAAGAGACGATGACATTTACTAAATATGTCGGCGGTTCTCCAGCTAATATCGCTATTGGTATGTCGCGTTTGGACATGAAGACGGCCTTTATCGGGAAAGTTGCCGACGACCAAATGGGTCGGTTTATCGTCCAGTATTTGCACGACAACGGCATTGGAACGTCAAACGTCATAACGGATCGGACCGGGGCCGTGACCGGCTTGGCCTTTACGGAAATTAAAAGCCCAGAGGATTGCAGTATCCTGATGTACCGAGATAACGTTGCCGATCTGAGACTTGAACCTGGCGAAGTGGACGAATCGCTGATCGCCGCAAGTAAAGTGCTTCTCGTATCAGGAACGGCTCTTGCGAAGAGCCCTTCGCGGGAAGCAGTGCTGCTGGCCCTCCGGTATGCACGCAAGCACGGCACGAAGGTTGTATTCGATATCGATTACCGCCCTTATACATGGACCAACCCACAGGAAACGGCGATTTATTATCACGCAGCAGCAGAAAAAAGCGACATTATTATCGGAACCCGCGAGGAGTTCGACATGCTGGAGCAGTTCGACGGCAACGCAGAACGAAGCGATGAAGTAACGGCCGCGCAATGGTTCGGCCACCACGCAGAAATCGTCGTCATTAAGCACGGCAAAGACGGATCGATTGCTTATGGTAAAGATGGAAGCTCACACCGGGGTTCGATTTTCCCTGCGAAGGTCATCAAAACTTTCGGAGCGGGCGACTCTTACGCCGCAGGTTTCATATATGGACTTATGCAGGGATGGAGTATCGGCCGCAGCATGGAATTCGGTAGCGCTTGCGCTTCTATCGTCATTTCCAGCCATAGCTGTTCGGATGCCATGCCGAGGGTTAAGCAAGTAGAAGATTTCATTCGCGATTCCAAGAATGCTTAA
- a CDS encoding CoA-acylating methylmalonate-semialdehyde dehydrogenase: MTQINAPVALKNFVGGQWVASASGNTDAVFNPATGEIIAQVPLSSKEDVDAAVLNSKEAFESWSRTAVPRRARVLFKYQQLLVDNWDELARIITQENGKNYSEAYGEVQRGIECVEFAAGAPSLMMGRQLPDIATNVESGMYRYPIGVIGGITPFNFPMMVPCWMFPLAIACGNTFVLKPSERTPLLANRLAELFKEAGLPDGVLNVVHGAHDVVNGLLEHPDVKAISFVGSQPVAEYVYKTGTAHGKRVQALAGAKNHSIVMPDADLDGTVQQIINAAFGSAGERCMACAVVVAVGEVADPLIEKLVAAADKLTIGNGMDKDVFLGPVIRGQHKDRALGYIESGENEGATLLRDGRTDTAVNGEGYFVGPTIFDKVTSEMKIWKDEIFAPVLSIARVNTLEEAIELSNQSDFANGACLFTQNGSNVRQFRENIDAGMLGINLGVPAPMAFFPFSGWKKSFYGDLHANGTDGVEFYTRKKMVTARW, encoded by the coding sequence ATGACTCAGATCAACGCGCCCGTAGCGCTCAAAAATTTTGTCGGCGGCCAATGGGTCGCATCCGCTTCAGGCAATACCGATGCGGTATTCAATCCGGCAACCGGAGAAATAATCGCCCAAGTTCCTCTGTCTTCTAAGGAAGACGTGGACGCAGCGGTATTGAACTCCAAAGAAGCTTTTGAATCATGGAGTCGTACTGCGGTTCCGCGCAGAGCCCGAGTGCTGTTCAAATACCAGCAGCTCCTCGTCGACAATTGGGACGAGCTAGCCCGAATCATCACTCAAGAGAACGGTAAAAATTACTCGGAAGCTTACGGAGAGGTTCAAAGAGGCATCGAGTGCGTGGAGTTCGCGGCCGGTGCGCCTTCGTTAATGATGGGAAGGCAGCTTCCGGACATCGCCACGAACGTTGAATCCGGTATGTATCGCTATCCAATCGGTGTTATTGGAGGCATTACGCCGTTTAACTTCCCGATGATGGTTCCTTGCTGGATGTTCCCGTTGGCTATTGCTTGCGGAAATACTTTCGTGCTCAAGCCTTCCGAGCGCACTCCGTTGCTTGCGAACCGCTTGGCCGAGCTATTCAAAGAAGCAGGTTTACCGGACGGCGTTCTTAACGTGGTTCATGGCGCGCACGATGTCGTGAATGGGCTACTCGAGCATCCGGATGTAAAAGCGATATCGTTCGTCGGCTCCCAACCAGTCGCGGAATACGTGTACAAAACCGGAACCGCTCACGGTAAAAGAGTTCAGGCGCTCGCAGGTGCCAAAAACCACAGCATTGTCATGCCGGATGCCGATTTGGACGGAACGGTGCAGCAAATCATAAACGCCGCATTCGGGTCGGCGGGCGAGCGATGCATGGCCTGCGCGGTCGTAGTAGCCGTTGGCGAGGTAGCGGATCCGCTCATCGAGAAGCTGGTTGCAGCTGCCGATAAACTGACGATCGGCAATGGAATGGATAAAGATGTATTCTTAGGTCCAGTCATTCGCGGTCAGCATAAGGATCGCGCGCTCGGTTATATCGAGTCAGGCGAGAACGAAGGGGCTACTTTGCTTCGTGACGGACGCACCGATACGGCGGTCAACGGCGAAGGTTACTTCGTCGGACCAACGATCTTCGATAAAGTCACGAGTGAAATGAAAATATGGAAAGACGAAATCTTCGCGCCGGTTTTGTCCATTGCGCGCGTTAATACACTGGAGGAAGCGATAGAGCTCTCCAATCAATCTGATTTTGCTAATGGAGCTTGCCTATTCACCCAAAATGGCAGCAACGTTCGGCAATTCCGTGAGAACATCGATGCTGGAATGCTCGGCATTAATCTAGGGGTACCCGCGCCGATGGCATTTTTCCCGTTCTCGGGCTGGAAGAAATCGTTCTATGGTGATCTGCACGCCAACGGTACCGACGGAGTGGAATTCTATACGCGCAAGAAAATGGTGACGGCTCGCTGGTAA
- a CDS encoding GntR family transcriptional regulator, with translation MPTNGTTLRETAYQKIKSSIVNGEWEGGTFLSEKQLSERLQMSKTPIRSALDRLEMMGLVKLVPNQGFVVQELSLKKIMDIYELRLSLETFAANHLTGKMDRLFFDKLDANLALQADAVESEDIVKYVELDRQFHECIISGMANEEYADAMSRIHDKFLIAVRTTFYKNKKRLSSSLNEHKQIRHALEGNDPAATVALVKKHIEFVEQIML, from the coding sequence ATGCCCACCAACGGAACTACACTTAGGGAAACAGCCTATCAGAAAATAAAGAGCAGTATCGTAAACGGAGAGTGGGAGGGAGGCACCTTTCTTTCGGAAAAACAGCTTAGCGAACGTCTGCAAATGAGCAAGACACCGATTCGTTCAGCTTTGGATCGACTTGAGATGATGGGTCTCGTAAAGCTTGTGCCCAATCAAGGCTTTGTCGTGCAAGAGCTTTCCCTGAAGAAGATTATGGACATCTATGAATTGAGATTGTCTCTGGAAACGTTCGCTGCAAATCATCTGACTGGAAAAATGGACCGGCTTTTCTTTGACAAGCTTGATGCCAATTTGGCGCTGCAAGCAGATGCAGTGGAGAGTGAAGATATTGTGAAATATGTTGAGCTGGATCGACAGTTTCATGAATGTATCATTTCGGGAATGGCCAATGAGGAATATGCGGATGCGATGAGCAGAATCCATGATAAATTTCTAATTGCTGTTCGAACAACCTTCTATAAGAATAAGAAGCGTTTGAGCAGCAGTTTGAATGAGCATAAGCAAATTCGTCATGCATTGGAAGGCAATGATCCGGCAGCAACAG
- a CDS encoding proline--tRNA ligase, with the protein MRQDKLLIPTLREAPSDAEAISHQLLVRAGFIRQVAAGVYTYLPLGWRVLKKVSDIVRYEMDSIDAQEILLPAMQPAELWQTSGRYSAYGPELVRLKDRHQREFILGPTHEEIITSLVQNEITSYRKLPLTLYQIQTKFRDERRPRFGLLRGREFLMKDAYSFHSDWSSLNDTYWNVHEAYSRIFNRCGLDFRPVEADAGAIGGEGGTHEFMALADIGEDTIVSCSNCSYAANLEKAETTNSQFEVHNVDLPKNEKLYTPGIKTIEDLVKHTSFGADKFVKTIIYKRDDTLIAVLIRGDHEVNELKIKNFLNAESLVLADLESIKEMGSVSGFIGPIGISIPILIDRDVASMSSMIVGANVTDYHLINVAAGRDFTVDQIGDFRNVTELDLCPLCSGSLQFHRGIEVGHVFKLGTKYSDKFGAKYKDDKGNEELMIMGCYGIGVSRILSAVVEQNHDANGIIWPYSISPYQVHLILISINEEQQLELAESLYTQLKNEGIEVLFDNRDERPGVKFKDADLIGIPTRITVGKQAKEGLIEYKERSNNVQITASTDEVIQRIKGIASENTSLF; encoded by the coding sequence ATGCGCCAAGATAAATTGCTAATCCCTACTTTACGCGAGGCTCCATCTGATGCAGAGGCAATAAGTCATCAATTATTGGTGAGGGCTGGATTTATAAGGCAAGTGGCAGCTGGCGTTTATACATATCTTCCTTTAGGATGGCGAGTTTTAAAAAAGGTTTCAGATATTGTTCGATATGAGATGGACAGTATCGATGCTCAAGAAATTCTGCTTCCTGCGATGCAGCCTGCTGAACTATGGCAAACATCTGGACGTTACTCGGCATATGGTCCAGAACTAGTCCGTCTTAAAGACCGTCACCAGAGAGAGTTTATACTCGGTCCTACACATGAAGAAATAATAACCAGCTTAGTTCAAAATGAGATCACATCCTACCGCAAACTCCCATTGACTCTTTATCAGATTCAAACGAAGTTTAGGGATGAAAGAAGACCACGCTTTGGGTTGCTTAGAGGGAGAGAGTTCCTGATGAAGGACGCTTACTCCTTTCATTCTGACTGGTCTAGTCTTAATGATACATATTGGAATGTGCATGAAGCCTATTCTAGAATTTTTAACAGATGTGGCTTAGATTTCAGACCTGTTGAAGCCGATGCTGGAGCCATTGGTGGCGAAGGTGGAACCCATGAGTTTATGGCTTTAGCTGATATTGGTGAAGATACCATTGTATCGTGCTCCAATTGTTCGTATGCAGCTAATTTAGAAAAGGCTGAAACAACTAACAGCCAATTCGAAGTGCACAATGTAGATTTACCGAAAAATGAAAAGCTATATACACCCGGAATAAAAACCATTGAAGATTTAGTAAAGCATACTAGTTTCGGTGCAGATAAATTTGTTAAAACAATCATTTATAAAAGAGATGACACACTTATTGCGGTGTTAATCCGAGGTGACCACGAGGTTAATGAACTAAAAATAAAAAACTTTCTAAATGCAGAAAGTCTTGTTTTGGCTGATCTTGAATCTATAAAGGAAATGGGCTCGGTATCTGGTTTTATTGGACCTATTGGTATTTCCATTCCCATCCTTATAGATCGAGATGTTGCATCAATGTCTTCCATGATAGTTGGGGCTAATGTGACTGATTACCATCTCATAAATGTTGCAGCTGGTCGTGACTTCACAGTTGATCAAATTGGTGATTTTCGCAATGTGACGGAGCTCGATCTTTGTCCACTTTGCTCTGGAAGCTTGCAATTTCATAGAGGAATAGAAGTTGGTCATGTATTTAAGCTAGGAACGAAGTATAGCGACAAGTTCGGAGCAAAATACAAAGACGATAAAGGTAATGAAGAATTGATGATAATGGGATGTTACGGTATTGGTGTTTCGAGGATTTTGTCCGCAGTTGTCGAGCAGAACCATGACGCTAATGGAATCATCTGGCCTTATTCTATTTCGCCATATCAAGTTCATCTAATACTAATATCCATTAATGAGGAACAGCAATTAGAGCTTGCAGAGAGCCTATATACGCAACTCAAGAATGAAGGAATAGAAGTATTATTTGATAACCGTGATGAACGACCAGGTGTTAAATTTAAGGATGCAGATTTAATCGGAATTCCTACACGAATTACTGTAGGCAAGCAAGCTAAGGAAGGGCTAATTGAATATAAAGAGAGAAGTAATAACGTTCAAATAACGGCGAGTACGGATGAGGTAATCCAACGAATAAAAGGGATAGCTTCAGAAAATACTTCTCTGTTTTAA
- the fba gene encoding class II fructose-1,6-bisphosphate aldolase, translating to MALVSMKAMLQEALVGQYAVGQFNLNNLEFTQAILLAANEERSPVILGVSEAYIPYMGGLPFIAAMVKSLIEHYDITVPVALHLDHGSTYDVCIRALHAGFTSVMIDASHHELERNIEITQRVTEAAHVLGATVEAELGRITGQEDDLVVDEAEAMYAVPEDCVRLVDETGIDCLAPALGSVHGPYRGQPKLGFDRMGEIRRLTGLPLVLHGGSGLPDEEIRRAISLGTAKINVNTDNQIAFTAAIRSYLQEHPEAYDPRHYLIPARKAIQTSVIAKIRLFGSTGKAGGEV from the coding sequence TTGGCTCTCGTATCGATGAAAGCAATGCTTCAAGAAGCATTAGTCGGACAATACGCGGTCGGTCAGTTCAACCTGAATAACCTTGAATTCACGCAGGCGATATTGCTCGCCGCGAATGAGGAGAGGTCGCCAGTCATTCTAGGCGTAAGCGAAGCTTATATTCCTTACATGGGCGGCCTACCCTTCATTGCAGCCATGGTCAAGTCTTTGATCGAGCATTACGATATTACCGTGCCGGTTGCACTTCACTTAGACCACGGTTCTACCTATGATGTCTGCATTCGTGCGCTTCACGCCGGGTTCACGTCGGTCATGATCGATGCGTCCCACCATGAACTGGAGCGAAACATCGAAATTACGCAGCGCGTGACGGAAGCGGCCCATGTGCTTGGCGCGACTGTGGAAGCTGAGCTCGGGAGGATAACCGGGCAGGAGGACGATCTTGTCGTCGATGAAGCGGAAGCCATGTACGCCGTTCCGGAAGATTGCGTACGCCTCGTTGACGAGACAGGCATCGACTGCTTAGCGCCTGCGCTTGGCTCCGTTCACGGTCCATATCGAGGCCAACCTAAGCTAGGCTTCGACCGGATGGGAGAAATTCGGCGGTTAACGGGTCTTCCCCTTGTTCTGCACGGCGGAAGCGGACTCCCGGATGAGGAAATCCGTCGGGCTATCTCACTAGGAACCGCGAAGATCAATGTGAATACGGATAATCAAATCGCATTCACCGCAGCTATTCGTTCCTACCTGCAGGAGCATCCTGAGGCTTACGATCCGCGTCATTATCTGATACCAGCTAGGAAAGCTATTCAAACATCCGTTATCGCGAAAATACGTCTATTCGGGAGCACAGGCAAGGCGGGAGGAGAGGTTTAA